Proteins encoded within one genomic window of Brachybacterium avium:
- a CDS encoding NADP-dependent oxidoreductase, which produces MSAVFVVTAYGGPEGQQLIQREAPAPRSGEIAISVRAAGVNPADAKRREGAFGTSGRLPLAMGLEASGVVTAVGEGTEGFAVGDAVLGAPARGLGAFAEHTVLDASQSVAKPAEVSFPDAATLPVAGTTAYDLIHQLAPAAGQTVLVLGAGGGVGQMALQVAAAHGLTVIGVASQSKRTLVEATGATFVPSGPGVAERVREAAQSGVDLLADLVGGEPLRELAPTMTSPAGIVSAADAETALALGGAGRERSAGALEAITALVRDGLVDPHVEQTHPLVWAAEALAAVEAGHSRGKSVIIP; this is translated from the coding sequence ATGTCCGCAGTCTTCGTCGTCACCGCCTACGGCGGCCCCGAGGGGCAGCAGCTCATCCAGCGCGAGGCCCCGGCGCCGCGGAGTGGAGAGATCGCCATCTCCGTCCGGGCCGCGGGGGTCAATCCTGCCGACGCGAAGCGCCGCGAGGGCGCCTTCGGGACCAGTGGCCGGCTCCCCTTGGCGATGGGGCTGGAGGCCTCAGGCGTCGTCACCGCCGTGGGTGAGGGCACCGAGGGGTTCGCGGTCGGGGATGCGGTGCTCGGCGCCCCCGCCCGTGGTCTCGGCGCCTTCGCCGAGCACACGGTGCTGGATGCCTCGCAGTCCGTGGCCAAGCCCGCAGAGGTCTCCTTCCCCGATGCGGCGACGCTCCCGGTCGCCGGGACCACCGCGTACGACCTCATCCACCAGCTCGCTCCCGCGGCCGGGCAGACGGTGCTGGTGCTCGGGGCGGGCGGCGGCGTGGGGCAGATGGCGCTGCAGGTCGCCGCGGCTCACGGACTCACCGTGATCGGGGTCGCCTCGCAGTCCAAGCGCACGCTGGTCGAGGCCACCGGCGCCACCTTCGTGCCCTCCGGGCCGGGGGTCGCGGAACGGGTCCGCGAGGCCGCGCAGAGCGGTGTCGACCTGCTGGCCGATCTCGTGGGCGGGGAGCCGCTGCGTGAGCTGGCCCCCACCATGACCAGCCCGGCGGGGATCGTCTCCGCCGCCGATGCCGAGACCGCGCTCGCGCTCGGCGGAGCAGGCAGGGAGCGGTCCGCCGGGGCGTTGGAGGCGATCACCGCGCTCGTCCGCGACGGCCTGGTGGACCCGCATGTGGAACAGACCCACCCGTTGGTGTGGGCGGCCGAGGCACTGGCCGCGGTCGAGGCCGGCCATTCCCGCGGCAAGAGCGTGATCATCCCCTGA
- a CDS encoding alpha/beta fold hydrolase, with product MTSPAAASSTDATEFTDFSDVDAFLRIPRLTSVAASQDGRVVAAIQEADEPGAKLISSLWELDPQGREPARRLTFSAKGESAPRFAPDGSLLFSSARPHPEGGAEEDTAAIWRLPRTGEAQVVASAPAGLSLLAVAADGTMLGATSVLPGGTIEDDAERRKARKDAKQTTIWHTGMPIRLWDHEIGDESRRLMLITPDGDLTDLTPDVGTVTLYAASADLSPDGSTVATSWTQRARGGETRSSIALIDTATLRRSVLCAADETAQFSSPLFSRDGRHLAVIRSTASSPTDTSYSRLEVHPVGGGDPVTAQLGDLSMTDLEWAEDGSLLVAGDLHSSGAVLAIDPATGEARTVAGDGVFSSLAAAPGGAVFALRSDIATPSRPLRIGADGTLRALPAPGAVGALPGALEWVETEVDGITVGGWLCLPAGASVEHPAPVMLWIHGGPHGSYNAWSWRWCPWLSVERGYAVLMPDPAMSTGYGDAGLNRGWPRRPDVVFHECETLFDRVLEREELDVSRTAMLGASFGGFMANWIAGHTERFDAIVTHAGLWALDQQHRTTDAAASKMRVHRHEDEDPDWYRAFSPHHEIDAITTPMLVTHGNRDYRVPISEALRLWWDLVSTWDGEPQDMPHRFLQLTSENHWVLTPSNALAWNQAVLAFCDQHVLGADPVPDVLPW from the coding sequence ATGACCTCCCCCGCAGCTGCCTCGTCCACCGACGCCACGGAGTTCACCGACTTCTCCGACGTCGACGCCTTCCTGCGCATCCCGCGCCTGACCTCCGTGGCCGCGAGCCAGGACGGCCGGGTGGTGGCCGCGATCCAGGAGGCCGATGAGCCCGGCGCGAAGCTCATCTCCTCCCTGTGGGAGCTGGATCCCCAGGGTCGGGAGCCCGCCCGTCGGCTGACCTTCTCCGCGAAGGGCGAGAGCGCCCCGCGCTTCGCCCCCGACGGCTCCCTGCTGTTCAGCTCCGCCCGCCCGCACCCGGAAGGCGGCGCCGAGGAGGACACCGCCGCGATCTGGCGCCTGCCCCGCACCGGTGAGGCACAGGTGGTGGCCTCGGCCCCAGCAGGCCTGTCCCTGCTCGCCGTCGCCGCGGACGGCACCATGCTCGGCGCCACCAGCGTGCTGCCCGGCGGCACGATCGAGGACGATGCCGAGCGCCGGAAGGCCCGCAAGGATGCGAAGCAGACCACCATCTGGCACACCGGGATGCCGATCCGGCTGTGGGACCACGAGATCGGGGACGAGAGCCGCCGCCTGATGCTGATCACTCCGGACGGGGACCTCACCGACCTCACCCCGGACGTCGGCACCGTGACCCTCTACGCCGCCTCCGCGGACCTCTCCCCCGACGGCTCCACCGTCGCCACCTCCTGGACCCAGCGGGCCCGCGGCGGCGAGACCCGCAGCTCGATCGCGCTGATCGACACCGCGACCCTGCGTCGCAGCGTGCTGTGCGCGGCGGACGAGACCGCCCAGTTCAGCTCGCCGCTGTTCTCCCGCGACGGCCGGCACCTGGCCGTGATCCGCTCGACCGCCTCGTCCCCCACCGACACCAGTTACAGCCGCCTGGAGGTCCATCCCGTCGGCGGCGGCGACCCGGTCACCGCGCAGCTGGGCGACCTCAGCATGACCGACCTCGAATGGGCCGAGGACGGCTCGCTGCTGGTCGCCGGCGACCTCCACTCCTCGGGCGCGGTGCTCGCGATCGACCCGGCGACGGGCGAGGCGCGCACCGTGGCGGGCGACGGCGTCTTCTCCTCCCTCGCCGCGGCCCCGGGCGGCGCCGTCTTCGCGCTGCGCTCGGACATCGCGACCCCGTCCCGCCCGCTCCGGATCGGCGCCGACGGGACGTTGCGCGCACTGCCCGCCCCGGGCGCAGTGGGGGCCCTGCCGGGAGCCCTGGAGTGGGTGGAGACCGAGGTCGACGGGATCACCGTGGGCGGCTGGCTGTGCCTGCCCGCCGGCGCCTCTGTTGAGCATCCCGCGCCGGTCATGCTGTGGATCCACGGCGGGCCCCACGGCTCCTACAACGCCTGGAGCTGGCGCTGGTGCCCCTGGCTCTCGGTCGAGCGCGGCTATGCGGTGCTGATGCCGGATCCGGCGATGTCCACGGGGTACGGGGACGCGGGCCTGAACCGCGGCTGGCCGCGCCGTCCCGACGTGGTCTTCCACGAGTGCGAGACCCTGTTCGACAGGGTGCTCGAGCGGGAGGAGCTGGACGTCTCGCGCACCGCGATGCTCGGCGCCTCCTTCGGCGGGTTCATGGCCAACTGGATCGCCGGGCACACCGAGCGCTTCGACGCGATCGTCACCCATGCGGGGCTGTGGGCGCTGGACCAGCAGCACCGCACCACCGACGCCGCCGCCTCCAAGATGCGGGTGCACCGCCACGAGGACGAGGACCCGGACTGGTACCGGGCCTTCTCCCCGCACCACGAGATCGATGCGATCACCACCCCGATGCTGGTCACCCACGGCAACCGTGACTACCGGGTGCCGATCAGCGAGGCGCTGCGGCTGTGGTGGGACCTCGTCTCCACCTGGGACGGCGAGCCGCAGGACATGCCGCACCGCTTCCTGCAGCTGACCAGCGAGAACCACTGGGTGCTCACCCCGTCCAACGCGCTCGCCTGGAACCAGGCCGTGCTGGCCTTCTGCGACCAGCACGTCCTCGGCGCCGACCCCGTCCCGGACGTCCTGCCCTGGTGA
- a CDS encoding dienelactone hydrolase family protein, with protein sequence MTLPIPTDAGDLPGLLWLPEDLEQPVPGLVVLQEIFGLSDYVQRRCADLAALGYAVLAPQLFARLDPPLVGLEDWDDFESWLGEGVALTAQLPWERAEADALAALNALRAHGAVDSEQVGLVGFCYGGGLAFAATASAAAEERPPSALVSYYGSALPTLLDRAAQVEVPSLHHFGTSDAFIPLEQVEEIRRAVTADGTRDQIRFRLHEGAGHAFDNPHPGLHHDAGAEAAWQQTTGFLAETLPTRS encoded by the coding sequence ATGACGCTGCCCATCCCGACCGATGCTGGTGACCTCCCGGGCCTGCTCTGGCTGCCCGAGGACCTCGAACAGCCCGTCCCCGGCCTCGTGGTGCTGCAGGAGATCTTCGGCCTGTCCGACTACGTGCAGCGGCGCTGCGCGGATCTCGCCGCGCTCGGCTATGCCGTGCTGGCACCGCAGTTGTTCGCCCGCCTGGACCCGCCGCTGGTGGGGCTGGAGGACTGGGACGACTTCGAGTCCTGGCTCGGCGAGGGCGTGGCCCTGACCGCACAGCTGCCCTGGGAGCGCGCCGAGGCCGATGCCCTGGCAGCCCTGAACGCCCTGCGGGCGCACGGCGCCGTCGATTCCGAGCAGGTGGGCCTGGTGGGCTTCTGCTACGGCGGCGGGCTCGCGTTCGCGGCGACCGCCTCCGCCGCGGCGGAGGAGCGACCCCCGTCGGCGCTGGTGAGCTATTACGGCTCGGCGCTGCCCACGCTCCTGGACCGGGCCGCACAGGTCGAGGTGCCGAGCCTGCATCACTTCGGCACCTCCGATGCGTTCATCCCGCTGGAGCAGGTCGAGGAGATCCGGCGTGCGGTGACCGCCGATGGCACCCGTGACCAGATCCGCTTCCGCCTGCACGAGGGAGCCGGGCATGCCTTCGACAATCCCCACCCCGGCCTCCATCACGACGCGGGCGCCGAGGCCGCCTGGCAGCAGACGACCGGCTTCCTCGCGGAGACGCTGCCGACGCGCTCCTGA
- a CDS encoding quaternary amine ABC transporter ATP-binding protein: MPPVITADGLYKVFGRRPSRGVDALRRGTTREELRDDGLTAAVIDASFSVEPGENFVVMGLSGSGKSTLIRMVNGLLPATAGELRIGDDVLSNMSAAKVRQVRRKRISMVFQHFALLPHRTVGENAAYGLEVSGVNRAERQQRAADALEMVGLKGWGGYRPSALSGGMQQRVGLARALAAGTDIMLMDEAFSALDPLIRRDMQDQLIDLQQKLDKTILFITHDLNEAMRIGDRIAMMRDGRIEQIGTSDEILNEPANDYVARFIQDVDRSRVMTAENILERPAETLGEDHGPRTAHRMLRETQNSWLIALHRDRTPRGVLWEDDVADAVRRGQDELPWVPGQEMPVVSYDTPIAELFGPSAQHQSPLVVVDDEGKFLGVIPRVTLLTAAGTGHNENGDVVTTVDSPDPAGGDALGATTHETNGGDR; this comes from the coding sequence GTGCCACCAGTGATCACTGCCGACGGCCTGTACAAGGTCTTCGGTCGCCGCCCCTCGCGAGGCGTGGATGCCCTCCGGCGAGGCACGACGCGCGAGGAGCTGCGCGACGACGGGCTGACCGCTGCGGTGATCGACGCGAGCTTCAGCGTCGAGCCCGGCGAGAACTTCGTCGTGATGGGCCTCTCCGGCTCCGGCAAGTCGACCCTGATCCGCATGGTCAACGGGCTGCTGCCGGCCACAGCGGGTGAGCTGCGCATCGGCGACGACGTGCTCTCGAACATGTCCGCCGCCAAGGTCCGCCAGGTGCGCCGCAAGCGCATCTCGATGGTCTTCCAGCACTTCGCGCTGCTGCCCCATCGCACCGTCGGCGAGAACGCCGCCTACGGTCTCGAGGTCAGCGGCGTGAATCGTGCCGAGCGGCAGCAGCGTGCCGCCGACGCGCTCGAGATGGTCGGCCTGAAGGGCTGGGGCGGCTACAGGCCCTCGGCCCTCTCCGGCGGCATGCAGCAGCGTGTGGGCCTCGCCCGCGCCCTGGCGGCCGGGACCGACATCATGCTCATGGATGAGGCGTTCTCCGCACTGGACCCGCTGATCCGCCGCGATATGCAGGATCAGCTGATCGATCTCCAGCAGAAGCTGGACAAGACGATCCTGTTCATCACCCACGACCTCAACGAGGCCATGCGCATCGGCGATCGCATCGCGATGATGCGCGACGGGCGGATCGAGCAGATCGGCACCTCCGACGAGATCCTCAACGAGCCGGCCAACGACTACGTGGCCCGCTTCATCCAGGATGTCGACCGTTCCCGCGTCATGACCGCAGAGAACATCCTCGAGCGCCCCGCCGAGACCCTCGGCGAGGACCACGGCCCGCGCACCGCGCACCGCATGCTGCGCGAGACCCAGAATTCGTGGCTGATCGCCCTGCATCGGGATCGCACCCCGCGCGGCGTGCTATGGGAGGACGACGTCGCCGATGCCGTCCGTCGGGGCCAGGACGAGCTGCCCTGGGTGCCCGGGCAGGAGATGCCCGTGGTCTCCTACGACACCCCGATCGCCGAGCTGTTCGGCCCGTCCGCCCAGCATCAGAGCCCCCTGGTCGTCGTCGACGACGAGGGCAAGTTCCTCGGCGTGATCCCCCGGGTCACCCTGCTGACCGCCGCCGGGACCGGGCACAACGAGAACGGCGACGTCGTCACCACCGTCGATTCGCCGGACCCTGCTGGCGGCGATGCCCTGGGAGCGACGACCCACGAGACCAACGGAGGTGACCGATGA
- a CDS encoding ABC transporter permease, producing the protein MNPEDGLVPRIPIGDWAESGIDWLKANLAWLFDAFRWLMEFLVGNFTEALLFLPALVMIPLLALIAWAVRSWRMGVGTLVMMLVVVAMDQWTPMLQTMALVIVATLFAVIIAVPLGILAAMNSTVSAIVKPVMDFMQTMPAFVYLIPAVTFFSIGLVPGMFSTIIFALPPGVRMTELGIRQVDSETVEAGESFGANRGQILRGIQLPLAIPTIMAGVNQVIMLALSMAVIAGMAGTEGSGKLVVQAISTLDLPLGVEAGLGVVVLAVFLDRVTAALGNPGDYKSSLTALVRRRRAASRT; encoded by the coding sequence ATGAACCCCGAGGACGGTCTCGTACCGCGCATTCCCATCGGCGACTGGGCCGAGAGCGGCATCGACTGGCTGAAGGCGAATCTCGCCTGGCTGTTCGACGCCTTCCGCTGGCTGATGGAGTTCCTCGTCGGGAACTTCACCGAGGCGCTGCTGTTCCTGCCCGCCCTGGTGATGATCCCGCTGCTGGCACTGATCGCCTGGGCGGTGCGCTCCTGGCGCATGGGCGTCGGCACCCTGGTGATGATGCTCGTGGTCGTCGCCATGGACCAGTGGACACCGATGCTCCAGACGATGGCGCTGGTGATCGTCGCGACCCTGTTCGCGGTGATCATCGCGGTGCCGCTGGGCATCCTGGCTGCCATGAACTCCACGGTGAGCGCGATCGTCAAACCGGTCATGGACTTCATGCAGACGATGCCCGCCTTCGTCTACCTGATCCCGGCGGTCACCTTCTTCTCGATCGGGCTGGTGCCAGGGATGTTCTCGACCATCATCTTCGCGCTGCCGCCCGGCGTGCGCATGACGGAGCTCGGCATCCGGCAGGTCGACTCCGAGACGGTCGAGGCCGGCGAGTCGTTCGGCGCCAACCGAGGGCAGATCCTCCGCGGCATCCAGCTTCCCCTGGCCATCCCCACCATCATGGCGGGCGTCAACCAGGTGATCATGCTGGCGCTGTCGATGGCCGTGATCGCCGGCATGGCCGGGACCGAAGGCTCCGGAAAGCTGGTCGTCCAGGCGATCTCGACCCTGGACCTCCCGCTCGGCGTCGAAGCCGGTCTCGGCGTCGTCGTCCTGGCGGTCTTCCTGGACCGCGTCACCGCCGCGCTGGGCAACCCCGGCGACTACAAGAGCTCGCTGACCGCCCTGGTGAGGCGGCGTCGCGCAGCCTCACGAACCTGA
- a CDS encoding glycine betaine ABC transporter substrate-binding protein — MTKRNSLWTPNSVSRRSALVGGAGLLGLGLAACSSDSGDGGGSGGDSSGGGGPEGKTITLGYISSWTDGLSTAYLLDNRLTAMGYTVEHQTIAEAALLYAGLAQGDVNMYPSAWPEVTHADYMKEYGDDIEDLDAYYEGAKLNFSVPEYMDDIQSIADLQGQADRFDGKIYGIEPGAGITGVTQDSVIPGYGLDDFELVTSSTPAMLTELQNKIDAEEDIVVTLWSPFWAMTAFPVRALEDPEGHFGEPEALHHLGNKGFSEEFPEAAEWIGKMKLSDEEFGSLEDTVVNQFEEGQEAEAIEKWLEENPDVLAPLPGE; from the coding sequence ATGACCAAGCGCAACTCGCTCTGGACCCCGAACTCCGTCTCCCGCCGCTCCGCCCTGGTGGGCGGTGCCGGCCTGCTGGGCCTCGGCCTGGCCGCCTGCAGCAGCGACTCCGGTGACGGGGGCGGAAGCGGCGGCGACAGCAGCGGCGGTGGCGGCCCCGAGGGCAAGACCATCACGCTCGGCTACATCTCGTCCTGGACCGACGGCCTGTCCACCGCGTACCTGCTGGACAACCGCCTGACCGCGATGGGCTACACGGTCGAGCACCAGACCATCGCCGAGGCCGCCCTGCTCTACGCGGGTCTCGCCCAGGGCGACGTGAACATGTACCCCTCGGCCTGGCCCGAGGTCACCCACGCCGACTACATGAAGGAGTACGGCGATGACATCGAGGACCTCGATGCCTACTACGAGGGCGCGAAGCTGAACTTCTCCGTCCCCGAGTACATGGACGACATCCAGTCGATCGCGGACCTGCAGGGCCAGGCGGACCGCTTCGACGGCAAGATCTATGGCATCGAGCCCGGCGCGGGCATCACCGGCGTCACCCAGGACAGCGTGATCCCCGGCTACGGCCTGGATGACTTCGAGCTGGTCACCTCCTCCACCCCGGCGATGCTCACCGAGCTGCAGAACAAGATCGATGCCGAGGAGGACATCGTCGTGACCCTGTGGTCCCCGTTCTGGGCCATGACCGCCTTCCCGGTCCGGGCCCTGGAGGACCCGGAGGGTCACTTCGGCGAGCCGGAGGCCCTGCACCACCTCGGCAACAAGGGCTTCTCCGAGGAGTTCCCCGAGGCCGCGGAGTGGATCGGGAAGATGAAGCTGTCCGACGAGGAGTTCGGCTCGCTCGAGGACACGGTCGTCAACCAGTTCGAGGAGGGCCAGGAGGCCGAAGCGATCGAAAAGTGGCTCGAGGAGAACCCCGACGTTCTGGCGCCGCTGCCGGGCGAGTGA
- a CDS encoding Gfo/Idh/MocA family protein, with protein sequence MNAAAPEGGQRRLRAGVIGLGWAGQQHVAAYAADPSVDLVALSAMEEHLLEQFGTEHDVPGRYRDWKQMIAEAELDVVSIATPTFLHEPMAIHALGAGLHVLTEKPMAQTGEAAARMVAAAQQADRVLDVSFNHRQRGDVSALKAVVDSGVLGTLYYAKTGWLRRQGIPGLGTWFTRAESSGGGAMMDIGIHMLDMALHLMGEPAVTAASASTHAEFGPLARGGSGFGISQVEDGAPFEVEDLATAFLRLDGGGTLLLESSWAQWIPHDLCYVTLYGADGGATIEWGGDPSHPHQEISVWTEVAGMPAELQPVVGQDGRHAAAVASFLQNVASGDTAAHDGSLALRRARVIDACYASAAAGSEVAVAH encoded by the coding sequence ATGAACGCAGCAGCACCGGAGGGCGGGCAGCGACGACTGCGCGCCGGAGTGATCGGCCTGGGCTGGGCCGGTCAGCAGCATGTCGCCGCCTACGCCGCCGATCCCTCCGTCGACCTCGTCGCGCTCTCGGCGATGGAGGAGCACCTGCTGGAGCAGTTCGGTACCGAGCACGACGTGCCCGGCCGCTACCGGGACTGGAAGCAGATGATCGCCGAGGCCGAGCTCGACGTCGTCTCGATCGCCACCCCCACCTTCCTGCACGAGCCGATGGCGATCCATGCCCTCGGCGCGGGCCTGCACGTGCTCACCGAGAAGCCGATGGCCCAGACCGGCGAGGCCGCCGCCCGCATGGTCGCCGCCGCACAGCAGGCCGATCGCGTGCTGGACGTGTCCTTCAATCACCGCCAGCGCGGGGACGTCTCAGCGCTGAAGGCCGTGGTCGACTCCGGTGTGCTGGGGACGCTCTACTACGCCAAGACCGGATGGCTCCGCCGACAGGGGATCCCCGGTCTCGGCACCTGGTTCACCCGGGCTGAGAGCTCCGGTGGCGGCGCGATGATGGACATCGGCATCCACATGCTCGACATGGCCCTGCACCTGATGGGCGAGCCCGCGGTGACCGCAGCCTCCGCCTCCACCCACGCCGAGTTCGGACCGCTGGCCCGCGGTGGCTCCGGCTTCGGCATCTCCCAGGTCGAGGACGGTGCGCCCTTCGAAGTCGAGGACCTCGCGACCGCCTTCCTGCGCCTGGACGGCGGAGGCACCCTGCTGCTGGAGTCCAGTTGGGCCCAATGGATCCCGCACGACCTCTGCTATGTCACCCTCTACGGGGCCGACGGCGGCGCCACCATCGAATGGGGCGGCGACCCCTCGCATCCGCATCAGGAGATCTCCGTGTGGACCGAGGTCGCCGGGATGCCAGCCGAGCTGCAGCCCGTGGTCGGTCAGGACGGTCGCCACGCCGCCGCGGTCGCGAGCTTCCTGCAGAACGTCGCCTCCGGGGACACCGCCGCGCACGACGGGTCGCTCGCCCTGCGCCGCGCCCGGGTCATCGACGCCTGCTATGCCTCGGCGGCAGCGGGAAGCGAGGTCGCCGTCGCGCACTGA
- a CDS encoding ROK family transcriptional regulator → MSTGPDRGASSPQLLRRANRQALLQHALRVPRFTAADAMAATGLTRATVLGVCSELEQAGWLHEVSVERVDGVVQRGRPARHYALRAEAAVIVGVDAGQHTLMARAVDLRGREMTAASRAIDGDLDGRDVGQGAAAAECRVEAVRDLVDQVIEQAGAGGRRRLLTVVGVPAPVDSAGRSPSVDSTYWPAMNPGLVDALDGTVQVENDANLAALAEHALAAPHARTEHVAALLMGERFGAGLIVDGRLLRGAAGGAGEMRFLDDVLGDSRGADGVAALARRWTLDAIAAGRDSPTLAAFPADVLSAVDVFAAARDGDPLARDVLDRIAARLARIAAILSSLLGVERVVVAGAIADAIEPVLQRSRLELTEIAAAPLPQLVASELGREVVVRGAIEHALTRLRESPLDLLSPEG, encoded by the coding sequence ATGTCAACAGGCCCGGACCGCGGTGCGAGCTCCCCACAGCTCCTCCGCCGGGCGAACCGTCAGGCGCTGCTGCAGCACGCGCTGAGGGTGCCCCGCTTCACTGCGGCCGACGCGATGGCCGCGACCGGGCTGACTCGCGCCACCGTGCTCGGGGTCTGCAGCGAGCTCGAGCAAGCCGGTTGGCTGCATGAGGTCTCCGTCGAGCGCGTGGACGGAGTCGTGCAGCGCGGTCGCCCCGCACGCCATTACGCCCTGCGCGCGGAGGCTGCCGTCATCGTCGGCGTCGATGCGGGCCAGCACACCCTCATGGCGCGGGCCGTGGACCTACGCGGGAGAGAGATGACTGCTGCGAGTCGCGCGATCGACGGAGATCTCGATGGGCGGGACGTCGGCCAGGGTGCTGCCGCAGCGGAATGTCGGGTGGAGGCTGTGCGTGACCTCGTCGACCAGGTCATCGAGCAGGCGGGGGCCGGTGGGAGGCGACGACTGCTGACGGTGGTCGGAGTGCCCGCGCCGGTGGACTCCGCCGGCCGCTCGCCGTCGGTCGACTCCACCTACTGGCCCGCCATGAACCCCGGTCTCGTCGACGCCCTCGACGGAACGGTGCAGGTCGAGAACGATGCGAACCTCGCCGCCCTCGCCGAGCACGCGCTCGCCGCACCGCACGCCAGGACCGAGCACGTGGCGGCGCTGCTGATGGGGGAGCGCTTCGGCGCCGGGCTCATCGTCGATGGTCGTCTGCTGCGAGGGGCCGCCGGCGGCGCCGGGGAGATGCGCTTCCTGGACGACGTGCTCGGCGACTCCCGCGGGGCCGACGGAGTGGCCGCCCTCGCCCGCCGCTGGACCCTCGACGCGATCGCCGCCGGCCGCGACTCGCCCACTCTTGCAGCGTTCCCGGCCGACGTCCTCAGCGCCGTCGACGTCTTCGCCGCGGCCCGCGACGGCGATCCCCTTGCGCGGGACGTGCTGGACCGGATCGCCGCACGCCTGGCCCGCATCGCCGCGATCCTGTCGAGCCTGCTCGGGGTCGAGAGGGTCGTCGTGGCCGGGGCGATCGCAGATGCCATCGAACCCGTCCTGCAGCGCTCCCGTCTCGAGCTGACCGAGATCGCCGCCGCGCCCCTGCCGCAGCTGGTCGCCAGCGAACTGGGCCGGGAGGTGGTGGTGCGTGGTGCGATCGAGCATGCCCTCACCCGCCTGCGCGAGAGCCCGCTGGACTTGCTCTCGCCGGAAGGGTGA
- a CDS encoding ABC transporter substrate-binding protein, which yields MVSSSTGLSGPLTRRTLLAGAGGALAATALTSCGRGGPSELTLYQSKPEAISYFSRLAAEFSSSQDRFTVQHDIATNLSASFVRNNPPDLGCQNYNLEMGRFMERGALSDLSDLPEAATIREDVAELADWYPTYEGRTSVLPYSVTAAAVIYNRQIFEEHGLEVPTTWEELLSVCETLQAAEVTPIYATFLDPWTIAQGLFDYTVGGMVDVRSFYAQLAEIGEDVGPDSEVSFQNTLLEPVERMLELVPYCNSDASSRAYGDGNTAMAQGKAAMYFQGPWALGEIEKAGTEVDLGTFPLPATDDPADLRVRVNIDLSLWIPEAANEQEGARELLQFLMQPDIQNTYNDDFLAFGTTKNAPAVTDERIAEMQSYYDEGRFYMGASQFIPNSIPAQNYLQSIVGGADAEQTLARMDADWARLAFRE from the coding sequence ATGGTGTCATCCTCGACCGGCTTGTCCGGCCCCCTCACCCGCCGAACCCTGCTGGCAGGCGCGGGCGGTGCCCTGGCGGCGACCGCCCTGACGTCCTGCGGGCGCGGCGGTCCCTCCGAGCTGACGCTCTACCAGTCCAAGCCCGAGGCGATCTCGTACTTCAGCCGGCTCGCCGCCGAGTTCTCCAGCTCCCAAGACCGCTTCACCGTCCAGCACGACATCGCCACGAACCTCTCGGCGAGCTTCGTGCGCAACAATCCGCCGGACCTGGGTTGCCAGAACTACAACCTCGAGATGGGCCGCTTCATGGAGCGCGGTGCCCTCTCGGACCTCTCCGACCTCCCCGAAGCCGCGACCATCCGCGAGGACGTAGCTGAGCTCGCCGACTGGTACCCCACCTATGAGGGCCGCACCAGCGTGCTGCCCTATTCGGTCACCGCCGCCGCAGTCATCTACAACCGGCAGATCTTCGAGGAGCACGGGCTCGAGGTCCCCACCACCTGGGAGGAGCTGCTGAGCGTCTGCGAGACGCTGCAGGCCGCAGAGGTCACACCCATCTACGCGACCTTCCTGGATCCCTGGACGATCGCCCAGGGACTGTTCGACTACACCGTCGGCGGGATGGTCGACGTCCGCAGCTTCTACGCGCAACTGGCCGAGATCGGCGAGGACGTCGGCCCGGATTCCGAGGTCTCCTTCCAGAACACGCTGCTGGAGCCCGTCGAACGCATGCTGGAACTGGTCCCGTACTGCAACTCCGATGCGTCCAGCCGCGCCTACGGCGACGGCAACACGGCGATGGCCCAGGGGAAGGCGGCGATGTACTTCCAGGGCCCCTGGGCGCTGGGAGAGATCGAGAAGGCCGGCACCGAGGTGGATCTCGGCACCTTCCCGCTGCCGGCGACCGATGATCCGGCTGATCTGCGGGTCCGCGTGAACATCGACCTTTCGCTGTGGATCCCGGAGGCCGCGAACGAGCAGGAGGGGGCGCGGGAGCTCCTGCAGTTCCTGATGCAGCCCGATATCCAGAACACGTACAACGACGACTTCCTCGCCTTCGGCACCACGAAGAACGCCCCTGCGGTGACCGACGAGAGGATCGCCGAGATGCAGTCGTACTACGACGAGGGCCGCTTCTACATGGGTGCCTCGCAGTTCATCCCGAACTCCATCCCGGCCCAGAACTACCTCCAGTCGATCGTCGGTGGCGCCGACGCCGAGCAGACCCTGGCGCGCATGGACGCCGACTGGGCTCGCCTGGCCTTCCGGGAGTGA